A DNA window from Abditibacteriota bacterium contains the following coding sequences:
- a CDS encoding cation:proton antiporter, which yields MTLASGELFASGGDVAGQVHHILLGLIIIIVVAKLGGDLFVRLGQPAVLGELVFGILIGNLNLFHINWFAFVATDNNIAVLSEIGVIFLLFQVGLESDIAKMAKVGASAFLSATVGVVVPFLLGWGAAAVFLKDEGLYGQMFIGATLCATSVGITARVLMDLGKVHTKEARIILGAAVIDDVQGLIVLAIITGLVKAASGGEALSPVSILLIIGKSILFLGVVLAFGRRVAKKVFAVASHLRSDNIMLCIALVFCFGLSYIASLMGLAGIVGAFAAGLVLDEVQWRDIRKFREMRVDSLIAPIAGMLVPIFFVRMGATVDITSFGNSSVLVFAAVLTVCAIIGKQACGLGVTDKSVNRLIVGLGMIPRGEVGLIFAATGMTLMLDGKAVISSGTYSAIVIMVVITTVVTPPLLKWALTKYSAGEEEHEAN from the coding sequence ATGACTCTGGCTTCCGGCGAGCTTTTTGCCTCCGGCGGAGACGTGGCCGGTCAGGTGCATCACATACTGCTGGGACTCATTATCATCATAGTGGTTGCCAAGCTGGGCGGCGATCTGTTTGTCAGACTGGGCCAGCCTGCGGTGCTGGGCGAGCTGGTGTTCGGCATCCTCATAGGCAATCTGAATCTCTTCCACATCAATTGGTTCGCCTTCGTGGCCACCGACAACAACATAGCGGTGCTGTCGGAGATAGGCGTCATATTCCTGCTGTTTCAGGTGGGCCTCGAATCGGACATAGCCAAAATGGCCAAGGTGGGCGCCTCCGCCTTTTTGTCTGCCACGGTGGGCGTGGTGGTGCCGTTTCTGCTGGGGTGGGGAGCCGCCGCCGTCTTTCTGAAGGACGAGGGCCTGTACGGCCAGATGTTTATAGGCGCCACCCTGTGCGCTACCAGCGTGGGCATCACTGCCCGGGTGCTGATGGATCTGGGCAAGGTGCACACCAAGGAAGCCCGCATCATACTGGGGGCCGCAGTCATTGACGACGTGCAGGGGCTCATTGTCCTGGCCATCATCACAGGGCTGGTAAAGGCCGCCTCCGGAGGAGAGGCTCTGTCTCCCGTCAGCATACTGCTGATCATAGGCAAGAGCATACTCTTTCTGGGCGTGGTGCTGGCCTTCGGCCGCCGGGTGGCCAAAAAGGTCTTTGCCGTGGCCTCACACCTGCGCTCCGACAATATCATGCTGTGTATAGCCCTGGTGTTTTGCTTCGGCCTCAGCTACATAGCCTCACTGATGGGGCTGGCCGGCATCGTGGGCGCTTTTGCCGCCGGTCTGGTGCTGGACGAGGTCCAGTGGAGAGACATACGCAAGTTCCGTGAGATGAGAGTGGACAGCCTCATCGCCCCCATAGCCGGCATGCTGGTGCCCATCTTCTTCGTGCGCATGGGCGCCACTGTGGATATCACCTCCTTTGGCAACAGCAGCGTGCTGGTGTTTGCGGCGGTGCTGACCGTGTGCGCCATTATCGGCAAGCAGGCCTGCGGCCTGGGGGTCACGGACAAGAGCGTGAACCGGCTGATAGTGGGCCTGGGCATGATCCCCAGAGGGGAGGTGGGCCTCATCTTTGCAGCCACCGGCATGACGCTCATGCTTGACGGCAAGGCCGTCATATCTTCCGGGACCTACTCTGCCATAGTGATCATGGTGGTCATAACCACGGTGGTGACCCCGCCTCTGCTGAAGTGGGCTCTGACCAAATACAGCGCGGGAGAAGAGGAGCATGAAGCGAACTAA
- a CDS encoding O-antigen ligase family protein: MKRTKKAAPESKTDLAAVSLLLIPLSVALSPFMAGNMNFYAVAIPLYLAALGVYIYFGNKQVSDGAEFPPYLLWSFGAALVFSLASMLFWSADRYLSAVSVISFVTLTAVAVLMSLVAGKKNIALYTALGLFGGAALCSVRAVAQALAMDGARLFAGGVPRIFGGFVNPNFFAGYLTLVIPVGIALFFAFTHKTVRLLLAVGLFFTLGALFLTGSKFGLVGLLAGLAALVFMLRRVTIGKKDLAVTALLIAAAFGLFGMGLMGRVANASGGGSESHSAEFRLYTWRSAADMCLDNPWLGVGPGRFEEAYPRYTVAGLTSHAHNSFLQFADEYGIPCSVLAGAWLLCMLYGAFGSARHPDRLFVTELGECSPQASVFLAGGLTAGVCGLLCHSLADSDLYIGATGLSFAVCAGILLSLAPRRVPAPGYLKSILARCVLLSMLVVFVFGLGDWFVHTGRYESALRMVPINSAAWIGYARDTESASMARTRLKNAVREAPESYQPYMQLADLANAEDPGCPEAVKLYEQALRYHPNSLIAMKKLAEIGVAKGDNKLADRYYGRLLTVEKTPYEKVKGVPEMVNTSYCDAHMYFADKALMENDLRAGKEHARAACDRYARWLDNRDYIIICLVNGMLTPGELEEGKEKYLEAVTLLGDLEDRDTSGTRDEIDSRVKDILKEYESVTS; encoded by the coding sequence ATGAAGCGAACTAAAAAAGCCGCGCCCGAGAGCAAGACGGATCTGGCGGCGGTGTCCCTGCTGCTCATACCCCTTTCCGTGGCCCTCTCGCCCTTCATGGCAGGCAATATGAACTTTTACGCCGTGGCGATCCCTCTCTATCTGGCGGCGCTGGGCGTGTATATTTATTTCGGCAACAAGCAGGTCTCCGACGGAGCGGAATTCCCTCCGTATCTGCTCTGGTCCTTTGGGGCGGCGCTGGTCTTCAGCCTGGCCTCCATGCTCTTTTGGAGCGCCGACAGATACCTGTCTGCAGTCAGCGTCATCAGCTTTGTGACCCTGACGGCCGTGGCTGTCCTCATGAGCCTGGTGGCGGGCAAAAAGAACATCGCCCTCTACACGGCCCTGGGGCTTTTTGGCGGAGCCGCTCTCTGCAGCGTAAGGGCAGTGGCTCAGGCTTTGGCTATGGACGGCGCCCGGCTCTTTGCCGGAGGGGTGCCCCGCATATTCGGCGGCTTTGTCAACCCCAACTTTTTTGCCGGCTATCTGACCCTGGTCATCCCCGTGGGCATAGCCCTCTTTTTTGCCTTTACCCACAAGACCGTGCGCCTGCTGCTTGCGGTGGGGCTCTTTTTTACTCTGGGGGCCCTGTTCCTGACGGGCAGCAAATTCGGCTTGGTGGGGCTCCTGGCGGGCCTGGCGGCGCTGGTCTTCATGCTCCGCAGGGTCACCATAGGCAAGAAGGACCTGGCGGTGACCGCGCTGCTGATCGCGGCTGCCTTCGGACTGTTTGGCATGGGGCTCATGGGCAGAGTGGCCAACGCCTCCGGCGGAGGCAGCGAGAGCCATTCCGCAGAGTTCAGGCTGTACACCTGGCGCTCGGCAGCGGACATGTGTCTGGACAATCCCTGGCTGGGAGTGGGTCCCGGCCGTTTTGAAGAAGCTTATCCCCGCTACACAGTGGCGGGCCTCACCTCCCACGCCCACAACTCCTTTTTGCAGTTTGCCGACGAATACGGCATCCCCTGCAGCGTCCTGGCGGGAGCCTGGCTGCTCTGCATGCTCTATGGCGCCTTTGGGTCCGCCCGGCATCCGGACAGGCTCTTTGTGACGGAGCTGGGAGAGTGTTCGCCTCAGGCCTCCGTGTTTCTGGCGGGGGGTCTGACCGCCGGCGTCTGCGGCCTGCTGTGCCACAGTCTGGCAGACAGCGATCTGTATATAGGGGCCACGGGCCTGTCCTTTGCCGTGTGCGCCGGCATCCTGCTGAGCCTGGCTCCCCGCCGGGTCCCGGCTCCCGGGTATCTCAAAAGCATATTGGCCCGGTGCGTCCTTTTGAGCATGCTGGTGGTGTTCGTGTTCGGTCTGGGCGACTGGTTTGTCCACACCGGGCGTTATGAGAGCGCCCTCAGGATGGTGCCCATCAACAGCGCCGCGTGGATCGGCTACGCCAGGGACACGGAGAGCGCCTCTATGGCCCGGACCAGGCTGAAAAACGCCGTGAGGGAAGCGCCGGAGAGCTATCAGCCCTATATGCAGCTGGCAGACCTTGCCAACGCAGAGGACCCGGGCTGCCCGGAGGCGGTGAAGCTGTATGAGCAGGCCCTCCGATACCACCCCAATTCCCTGATAGCCATGAAAAAGCTGGCGGAGATCGGAGTGGCAAAGGGGGACAACAAGCTGGCGGACAGGTATTACGGCCGGCTCCTCACGGTGGAAAAGACTCCCTACGAAAAGGTGAAGGGAGTCCCCGAGATGGTGAACACCTCCTATTGCGACGCCCACATGTATTTTGCCGACAAGGCCCTCATGGAAAACGACCTGCGGGCCGGAAAGGAGCACGCCCGGGCAGCCTGCGACAGATACGCCAGGTGGCTGGACAACCGGGACTACATCATCATATGTCTGGTAAACGGCATGCTGACTCCCGGGGAGCTGGAGGAAGGCAAAGAAAAGTATCTGGAAGCGGTGACGCTGCTGGGGGATCTGGAGGACAGGGACACCTCCGGGACCCGGGACGAGATCGACAGCCGGGTGAAGGACATCCTGAAAGAATACGAGTCGGTCACCTCCTGA
- a CDS encoding SDR family oxidoreductase, with protein sequence MVDYGLTGKTVLITGANNPQGIGAATALAFARQGARVALVFKRVPRPWDEQKTGLNGPDRYYKANAGDAGDTESRLRAAGADCMVIESDISDEERVRDIYARVAERFGRVRVLVNNAAADDETGRDTSETVTGQVIDDTFAVNVRGSLLMIREFIRQRDEGGGRVINVSTDSAQVFAGQITYGASKAALEALTRSIAMETGKYGITVNCVAPGPTQTGWIDADLEKAVIPLIPMGELIRPEDIADAILFLAGDRARMLTGQVIKVSGGHAL encoded by the coding sequence ATGGTCGATTATGGATTGACAGGCAAGACTGTCCTGATCACAGGGGCCAACAACCCTCAGGGCATAGGGGCCGCCACGGCTCTGGCCTTTGCCCGCCAGGGGGCCAGGGTGGCTCTGGTGTTCAAAAGGGTGCCGAGACCCTGGGACGAGCAAAAGACCGGGCTCAACGGGCCGGACAGGTATTACAAGGCCAACGCCGGGGACGCCGGCGACACGGAAAGCAGGCTGCGGGCAGCCGGGGCCGACTGCATGGTCATCGAAAGCGACATATCGGACGAGGAGCGGGTCAGGGACATATACGCCCGGGTGGCGGAGCGCTTTGGCCGGGTCCGCGTTCTGGTGAACAACGCTGCCGCAGACGACGAGACCGGCCGGGACACCTCGGAGACCGTGACAGGGCAGGTCATAGACGACACCTTTGCAGTCAACGTCCGAGGCAGCCTGCTGATGATCCGGGAATTCATCAGACAAAGGGACGAAGGCGGCGGCAGAGTGATCAACGTGTCCACGGATTCGGCGCAGGTATTTGCGGGACAGATCACCTACGGAGCCAGCAAGGCGGCTCTGGAAGCCCTTACCCGCAGCATAGCCATGGAGACCGGCAAATACGGCATCACCGTGAACTGCGTGGCTCCGGGCCCTACTCAGACCGGCTGGATAGACGCAGATCTGGAAAAGGCGGTCATCCCCCTGATACCCATGGGAGAGCTGATCAGGCCGGAGGATATAGCCGACGCCATCCTGTTTCTGGCCGGCGACCGGGCGAGAATGCTGACCGGGCAGGTGATAAAGGTGTCCGGCGGACACGCCCTGTGA
- a CDS encoding cation transporter — protein MAANLLLALFKGAAGYLSHSIAVMLDGVNNLSDAGSSAVTIAGAKLAGREPDREHPFGHGRIEYLSAMIIAVLILYAGFAALTESVKWILKPRLPEYDAVTFVTVSAAIIVKAVLGIYTTRAGKRVNSDSLVNAGQDSRLDCLISLTTLIAASVYLLTGISTEAWLGAAISLYIIFSAVSMLRGTISRILGERNNPALVRSITETVESFEEVKGAHDLVLNNYGPDSWNGSIVIDVAAACSAERLDQLIEEIQSRVAARHRVILTAVGIHAVLTDDPDSLAAEKTVREIVFRHSHISQIHGFHYLKDQKIIRFDMVVSFYADDRRLLHEHVVSDVQKAFPDFTLQIAMDTDFAEE, from the coding sequence ATAGCGGCCAACCTGCTGCTGGCCCTTTTCAAGGGAGCGGCGGGCTATCTCTCCCACTCCATAGCGGTCATGCTTGACGGCGTGAACAACCTGTCGGACGCCGGCAGCTCGGCGGTGACCATCGCCGGCGCCAAGCTGGCGGGCCGGGAGCCCGACAGAGAGCACCCCTTCGGCCACGGCAGGATAGAATATCTCAGCGCCATGATCATAGCCGTCCTGATCCTCTACGCCGGCTTTGCGGCCCTGACCGAGTCCGTCAAGTGGATACTGAAGCCCCGGCTGCCTGAATATGACGCCGTGACCTTTGTCACGGTGTCCGCCGCCATCATAGTCAAGGCCGTTCTGGGCATATATACCACCCGCGCCGGCAAAAGGGTGAACTCCGACTCCCTGGTCAACGCCGGACAGGACTCCCGGCTGGACTGCCTCATCTCCCTGACCACCCTCATAGCCGCCTCGGTCTATCTGCTGACAGGCATATCCACCGAAGCCTGGCTGGGCGCTGCCATATCCCTGTATATCATCTTCTCCGCAGTGAGCATGCTGAGAGGGACCATCTCCAGGATCCTGGGCGAGCGCAACAACCCGGCTCTGGTCCGGAGCATCACGGAGACGGTGGAGAGCTTTGAGGAGGTGAAGGGCGCCCACGATCTGGTGCTGAACAACTACGGCCCGGACTCCTGGAACGGCTCCATAGTCATAGACGTGGCCGCCGCCTGCAGCGCAGAGAGGCTGGACCAGCTCATAGAGGAAATACAGTCCCGGGTGGCTGCCAGGCACCGGGTCATACTGACCGCGGTGGGCATACACGCCGTCCTGACAGACGACCCGGACAGTCTGGCGGCGGAGAAGACCGTCCGGGAGATAGTGTTCCGCCACAGCCACATATCCCAGATCCACGGCTTTCACTACCTGAAGGACCAAAAGATCATCCGCTTTGACATGGTGGTGAGCTTTTATGCGGACGACCGCAGGCTGCTGCACGAGCACGTGGTCTCCGACGTGCAGAAGGCCTTTCCCGACTTTACCCTGCAGATAGCCATGGACACGGATTTTGCCGAAGAATAA